A window from Marinagarivorans cellulosilyticus encodes these proteins:
- a CDS encoding AMP-binding protein: MSSPNDSGVVAISATNSCEYVLEVFRCLNEERAYASVPHGASPDMLDGLNVCQRIKPEKTHGWYVGEPYRKIQSDTIAQVAFSSGTEGRPKAIQISHRALANTTDRLISVMGLTAEIREYVGIPVYHSFGFGRCRTISAVGGQFFIPENGFNPLEILELLTSKQINAISAVPSLWRLLLSSADLFSEVGDRVRWIEIGSQYMSPQEKLQLKSIFPEATIVQHYGLTEASRSSFLNITDCPEEHLESVGEAMFGVEFQISSDLCIQIRGPHLSSSILKEGSASPVVDDDGWFTTNDLGHIDNGYLYFDGRKDDLINCGGVKIDPESLEVKIKALSEIKGGFAIFCGTDDVRGEVPVLAVDESIADQVHKLEALFTQVLKEHNVNLGGALGMFSMQALPKTDTGKIKRKVISAEYKKQIKQSSKAAVIGGDADDLKAQIIAIWQQVLGLDCVSPADSFFDLGGDSLSAIRVSMAMEKAGISRDVSRKIFQGLSIEQIVEHHAGEQSGPKSTDNTPLANGSQAINIVRGVLVLLNIAAHWMPGVIARLPPWAATFNQYLAPLYSSGTPGFSVVFGAGIGYFMFPRYLNSPKSVVSLALRNAAILSVGILCLGALRTLNKLSQGEALSALDISTSGWSILVYYLAACLSIPLWLKLLSHKKLGFFANALLASCLCYAINLFVISLNIPPSDKFYIQPFILLLTAKYKYFELSSGVLLGAAFGFLLRDYVVKGLSMRVLAAVGMALSVLAVLITVEGGVAERWWVWPTPRGFLWMWLFYAGIVLLGIVVTYRYVHTRNFSGTGQFVKNVMTIIGVMAFPLYIFHELVLPLKYLLSNLGMPAALPITLSLFFLASSYVLVKLYSVYYGKSRNVTL; this comes from the coding sequence ATGAGCTCACCAAACGACAGTGGCGTAGTTGCCATATCGGCTACTAATTCTTGTGAATATGTACTTGAGGTATTTCGCTGCCTTAATGAGGAAAGAGCGTATGCCTCTGTGCCGCATGGTGCCAGCCCAGATATGCTTGATGGTTTGAATGTTTGTCAGAGGATTAAGCCTGAAAAAACGCATGGTTGGTATGTAGGAGAGCCTTATCGAAAGATTCAGTCGGATACTATTGCGCAGGTTGCGTTTAGTTCCGGTACCGAGGGGAGGCCTAAGGCGATTCAAATATCTCACCGGGCGTTAGCCAACACTACAGATCGTTTGATTTCAGTGATGGGGTTAACCGCGGAGATTAGAGAGTACGTAGGCATACCTGTGTACCATTCTTTTGGTTTCGGGCGCTGTCGGACTATTAGCGCTGTTGGCGGGCAGTTTTTCATTCCAGAAAATGGTTTTAATCCGCTGGAAATCCTTGAGCTGCTTACTAGTAAGCAGATAAATGCTATATCAGCTGTTCCTTCTTTATGGCGGCTATTGCTGTCTTCGGCTGATCTCTTTAGTGAGGTTGGTGATCGGGTTCGATGGATTGAAATCGGCAGTCAGTACATGAGTCCTCAAGAAAAGCTGCAATTAAAGTCTATTTTTCCAGAGGCAACTATTGTTCAGCACTACGGTTTAACCGAGGCTTCGCGTAGTTCATTTCTTAATATCACCGACTGCCCAGAAGAGCACCTTGAGTCTGTTGGGGAGGCTATGTTCGGGGTGGAATTCCAGATTAGCTCCGACCTATGTATTCAGATTCGTGGTCCTCACCTGTCCAGTTCTATTTTAAAAGAAGGTTCTGCTTCGCCGGTTGTCGATGATGATGGTTGGTTTACGACAAATGATCTAGGGCACATTGATAATGGCTACCTTTATTTTGATGGCCGAAAGGATGACCTAATCAATTGTGGTGGGGTTAAGATCGACCCGGAAAGTCTAGAGGTTAAAATCAAGGCGCTTTCAGAGATTAAGGGGGGGTTTGCTATATTCTGCGGTACGGATGATGTGCGCGGGGAAGTTCCTGTATTGGCTGTAGATGAGTCTATCGCTGATCAGGTGCATAAATTGGAGGCATTATTCACACAGGTGTTAAAAGAACACAATGTTAACTTGGGGGGCGCTCTGGGCATGTTTTCAATGCAGGCGTTGCCCAAAACTGATACGGGTAAAATAAAGCGTAAAGTTATCTCTGCTGAATATAAAAAACAAATCAAGCAATCAAGCAAGGCAGCCGTTATTGGCGGCGATGCTGATGATTTGAAGGCTCAAATTATAGCGATATGGCAACAGGTTTTGGGGCTTGATTGTGTGAGTCCAGCGGATAGTTTCTTCGATCTGGGTGGCGACTCTTTGTCGGCTATTCGCGTCAGCATGGCGATGGAAAAAGCAGGCATATCCCGTGATGTTAGTCGAAAGATTTTTCAAGGTTTGTCAATTGAGCAAATTGTTGAACATCATGCTGGTGAGCAATCTGGTCCCAAAAGTACTGATAACACACCTCTAGCTAATGGTAGTCAGGCAATTAATATTGTGCGCGGAGTGCTGGTATTGCTGAATATAGCGGCCCATTGGATGCCTGGTGTTATTGCTCGGTTGCCGCCGTGGGCTGCAACTTTTAATCAGTATTTGGCCCCGCTGTACTCATCAGGAACCCCTGGTTTTTCGGTGGTTTTTGGTGCAGGTATCGGCTATTTCATGTTTCCTCGTTACCTGAATAGCCCTAAGTCCGTTGTCAGCTTGGCGTTGCGAAATGCGGCTATTTTGTCAGTTGGTATTCTTTGTCTTGGTGCTCTTCGAACGCTGAATAAATTAAGTCAAGGGGAAGCGCTAAGCGCGTTAGATATATCAACTTCGGGTTGGTCTATTTTGGTGTATTATCTTGCTGCTTGTTTGTCGATACCTTTATGGTTAAAGTTGTTGTCACATAAAAAACTCGGTTTTTTCGCTAACGCGCTATTAGCCTCTTGTCTTTGCTATGCGATTAATCTATTTGTTATTTCCTTGAATATCCCCCCTTCCGATAAATTTTATATACAACCATTTATTCTTTTGTTAACGGCTAAGTATAAATACTTTGAATTATCCAGTGGTGTTCTGCTAGGGGCAGCATTTGGTTTTTTATTGCGAGATTATGTAGTAAAAGGTTTGTCGATGCGGGTGCTGGCGGCGGTTGGCATGGCGCTGTCAGTCTTGGCAGTTTTGATTACTGTAGAGGGAGGCGTTGCTGAGAGGTGGTGGGTATGGCCAACCCCGCGGGGCTTTTTATGGATGTGGTTATTTTATGCCGGCATTGTACTGTTGGGTATAGTGGTGACATATCGTTACGTCCATACTCGTAACTTTAGCGGTACTGGTCAGTTTGTAAAAAATGTTATGACTATTATTGGGGTTATGGCTTTTCCGTTGTATATATTTCATGAGCTAGTACTGCCTCTGAAATATTTGCTAAGTAATTTAGGCATGCCTGCAGCATTGCCAATAACATTGTCCTTGTTCTTCTTGGCTTCATCTTATGTGTTGGTCAAGCTTTATAGTGTCTACTACGGTAAGTCGAGAAACGTCACGCTATGA